From Streptomyces sp. NBC_00775, one genomic window encodes:
- a CDS encoding mechanosensitive ion channel family protein, which translates to MKRSLTLDDLMVAGIAVAAGLLAAFLLRMLLRWLGKHALRTRWSGDDVIVDALRTLVPWAAIAGGIASAAAVLPLTAQVGRNVNRSLTVLLILVSTITAARVITGLVRSVAQSRSGVAASATIFVNITRVLVLAMGFLVMLQTLGISIAPLLTALGVGGLAVALALQDTLANLFAGVHILASKTIQPGDYIRLSSGEEGYVVDINWRNTTVRQLSNNLVIIPNAQLSGTNMTNFTRPEQQMTLTVQAGVGYDSDLEHVERVTNEVVAEVMTEITGAVPDHEPAVRFHTFGDSRIGFTVILGVGEFSDQYRIKHEFIKRVHKRYREEGIRIPAPTRTVALQPGSAAVPHQREGSTPLS; encoded by the coding sequence GTGAAGCGCTCCCTCACCCTGGACGATCTGATGGTCGCCGGGATCGCCGTCGCCGCGGGTCTCCTGGCGGCGTTCCTGCTGCGCATGCTGCTGCGCTGGCTGGGCAAGCACGCGCTGCGCACCCGCTGGAGCGGCGACGACGTGATCGTGGACGCGCTGCGCACCCTGGTGCCCTGGGCGGCGATCGCCGGCGGGATCGCGTCGGCGGCCGCGGTGCTTCCGCTGACCGCGCAGGTCGGGCGCAACGTCAACCGGTCGCTGACCGTTCTGCTCATCCTGGTGTCGACCATCACGGCGGCACGGGTGATCACCGGCCTGGTCCGGTCCGTCGCCCAGTCCCGGTCGGGCGTCGCCGCTTCGGCCACCATCTTCGTCAACATCACCCGCGTCCTGGTGCTGGCGATGGGCTTCCTCGTCATGCTGCAGACGCTGGGCATCTCGATAGCCCCGCTGCTGACGGCGTTGGGCGTGGGCGGTCTCGCGGTGGCCCTCGCTCTCCAGGACACCCTCGCCAACCTCTTCGCGGGCGTCCACATCCTCGCGTCGAAGACGATCCAGCCCGGCGACTACATCCGCCTCAGCAGCGGCGAGGAGGGCTACGTCGTCGACATCAACTGGCGCAACACCACGGTCCGTCAGCTCTCCAACAACCTGGTCATCATCCCCAACGCCCAGCTCTCGGGCACCAACATGACCAACTTCACCCGGCCCGAGCAGCAGATGACGCTCACGGTCCAGGCCGGCGTCGGCTACGACAGCGACCTGGAGCACGTCGAGCGGGTGACCAACGAGGTCGTCGCCGAGGTGATGACCGAGATCACCGGCGCCGTCCCGGACCACGAACCCGCCGTCCGCTTCCACACCTTCGGCGACTCCCGTATCGGCTTCACCGTGATCCTCGGCGTGGGCGAGTTCAGCGACCAGTACCGGATCAAGCACGAGTTCATCAAGCGTGTGCACAAGCGCTACCGGGAGGAGGGCATCCGGATTCCGGCGCCCACCCGGACGGTGGCGCTGCAGCCGGGAAGCGCTGCCGTCCCGCATCAGCGAGAGGGCAGTACACCGCTCTCGTAA
- a CDS encoding NADP-dependent isocitrate dehydrogenase, whose amino-acid sequence MTDSTIIYTHTDEAPALATYSFLPVVQAYASQAGVTVETRDISLAGRIIALFPEFLQEGQRIADALHELGELAKTPEANIIKLPNVSASVPQLKAAIAELQGQGYALPDYPDEPKSDEERDIRARYDKVKGSAVNPVLREGNSDRRAPASVKNYAKTHPHRMGKWSSESKTNVATMGVDDFRSTEKSAVISEAGSLRIELAGEDGSTTVLRESVPVLADEVVDASVLHVAALREFLTAQIARAKAEDVLFSVHLKATMMKVSDPIIFGHVVRAFFPKTFAAYGETLAAAGLSPNDGLGGILKGLQALPEGDAIKASFDAEIAEGPALAMVDSDKGITNLHVPSDVIVDASMPAMIRTSGHMWGADGQEADTLAVLPDSSYSGVYQVVIDDCRANGAFDPATMGSVPNVGLMAQKAEEYGSHDKTFEIPATGTVRLVDQAGNVVLEQAVSAGDIFRACQTKDAPIKDWVKLAVSRARATGVPAVFWLDEDRAHDAVLIEKVKQYLPEHDTEGLDIRILSPEDATKLSVERIRRGEDTISVTGNVLRDYLTDLFPILELGTSAKMLSVVPLMAGGGLFETGAGGSAPKHVQQLVKENYLRWDSLGEFLALASSFEHLATTTGNARAQVLADTLDRATATFLNEDKSPTRRVGGIDNRGSHFFLSLYWAQELAGQTDDADLAKTFGPLAETLAAQEQTIVDELIAVQGSPADIGGYYQPDPAKAAAVMRPSATWNESLATLA is encoded by the coding sequence GTGACTGACTCGACCATCATTTACACGCACACTGACGAGGCCCCGGCCCTGGCGACGTATTCGTTCCTGCCGGTGGTCCAGGCATACGCCTCGCAGGCGGGTGTCACTGTGGAGACCCGTGACATCTCGCTGGCCGGGCGCATCATCGCCCTCTTCCCCGAGTTCCTCCAGGAGGGCCAGCGCATCGCCGACGCCCTCCACGAGCTCGGCGAACTGGCGAAGACGCCCGAGGCGAACATCATCAAGCTGCCGAACGTCTCGGCCTCGGTCCCGCAGCTGAAGGCCGCGATCGCCGAGCTGCAGGGGCAGGGCTACGCGCTTCCGGACTACCCGGACGAGCCGAAGTCGGACGAGGAGCGCGACATCCGCGCCCGTTACGACAAGGTCAAGGGCTCCGCCGTGAACCCGGTGCTGCGCGAGGGCAACTCCGACCGCCGCGCCCCCGCGTCGGTCAAGAACTACGCCAAGACCCACCCGCACCGCATGGGCAAGTGGTCGTCCGAGTCGAAGACGAACGTCGCCACCATGGGCGTCGACGACTTCCGCTCCACCGAGAAGTCCGCGGTGATCTCCGAGGCGGGCTCGCTCCGTATCGAGCTGGCGGGCGAGGACGGCTCCACCACCGTGCTGCGCGAGTCCGTACCCGTCCTCGCGGACGAGGTCGTGGACGCGTCCGTCCTGCACGTCGCCGCGCTGCGCGAGTTCCTCACCGCCCAGATCGCCCGCGCCAAGGCCGAGGACGTGCTGTTCTCGGTGCACCTCAAGGCCACGATGATGAAGGTCTCCGACCCGATCATCTTCGGTCACGTGGTGCGCGCCTTCTTCCCGAAGACGTTCGCGGCGTACGGCGAGACGCTGGCCGCGGCCGGTCTGTCCCCGAACGACGGCCTCGGCGGCATCCTCAAGGGCCTTCAGGCGCTGCCCGAGGGCGACGCGATCAAGGCCTCCTTCGACGCGGAGATCGCCGAGGGCCCGGCCCTCGCCATGGTCGACTCGGACAAGGGCATCACCAACCTGCACGTCCCGTCCGACGTGATCGTCGACGCCTCCATGCCGGCGATGATCCGCACCTCGGGCCACATGTGGGGCGCGGACGGCCAGGAGGCCGACACCCTCGCGGTCCTGCCGGACAGCAGCTACTCCGGTGTCTACCAGGTCGTCATCGACGACTGCCGCGCCAACGGTGCCTTCGACCCGGCGACCATGGGCTCGGTCCCGAACGTCGGTCTGATGGCGCAGAAGGCCGAGGAGTACGGCAGCCACGACAAGACCTTCGAGATCCCGGCCACCGGTACGGTCCGGCTCGTCGACCAGGCCGGCAACGTCGTCCTGGAGCAGGCCGTCTCCGCCGGCGACATCTTCCGCGCCTGCCAGACCAAGGACGCCCCGATCAAGGACTGGGTGAAGCTGGCCGTCAGCCGCGCCCGCGCCACCGGCGTCCCGGCGGTGTTCTGGCTGGACGAGGACCGCGCGCACGACGCCGTCCTCATCGAGAAGGTCAAGCAGTACCTGCCCGAGCACGACACCGAGGGCCTGGACATCCGCATCCTCTCCCCGGAGGACGCCACCAAGCTCTCCGTGGAGCGCATCCGCCGTGGCGAGGACACCATCTCGGTCACCGGCAACGTGCTGCGTGACTACCTGACCGACCTGTTCCCGATCCTGGAGCTGGGCACCAGCGCCAAGATGCTGTCGGTCGTCCCGCTGATGGCGGGCGGCGGCCTCTTCGAGACGGGCGCCGGCGGCTCCGCGCCGAAGCACGTGCAGCAGCTGGTCAAGGAGAACTACCTGCGCTGGGACAGCCTGGGCGAGTTCCTCGCGCTGGCGTCCAGCTTCGAGCACCTCGCGACGACCACGGGCAACGCGCGCGCCCAGGTCCTGGCCGACACCCTCGACCGCGCGACGGCGACCTTCCTCAACGAGGACAAGTCGCCGACCCGTCGCGTCGGCGGCATCGACAACCGCGGCAGCCACTTCTTCCTGTCCCTGTACTGGGCGCAGGAGCTGGCGGGGCAGACCGACGACGCGGACCTCGCCAAGACGTTCGGCCCGCTCGCGGAGACGCTCGCCGCGCAGGAGCAGACGATCGTCGACGAGCTCATCGCCGTCCAGGGCTCCCCGGCCGACATCGGCGGCTACTACCAGCCCGACCCGGCCAAGGCCGCGGCCGTCATGCGCCCGTCGGCCACCTGGAACGAGTCGCTGGCGACCCTCGCCTGA
- a CDS encoding right-handed parallel beta-helix repeat-containing protein — MTKRQMAYLACTVVVVASGLGAAPSADHQTVHLVNPGESIQKAVNSARPGDTVFLSPGTYHESVRITVPNLTLRGSGAQYTVIVPGAATADSTCAKAGNGICVTGTDKSPVKGVTVRSLTLRGFTKQGLWASGTDGLTVQGVTSEKNGQWGLAQERSVRGVFRHNLAQNNGDAGLFLSNTVDTEEGARDAKGTVVSHNRLAGNRIGVTVRRLRNLTVDHNEATGNCTAVFIVGDENKPRVGALSVRRNYIHANNKLCPKTARLPFLQGSGIVLTGAEDAKVTENRVEDNAGTSPLSGGIVLFKSFVGALSQHNEIRDNVLARNSPADLANRDTTGKGNTFHGNTCAVSQPAGMC; from the coding sequence ATGACCAAACGACAGATGGCCTACCTCGCCTGCACCGTGGTCGTCGTGGCGTCGGGGCTGGGTGCAGCCCCGTCCGCCGACCACCAGACGGTGCACTTGGTGAACCCCGGCGAGTCGATCCAGAAGGCCGTGAACTCCGCGCGACCGGGGGACACCGTGTTCCTCTCCCCCGGCACCTACCACGAGAGCGTCCGCATCACGGTGCCGAACCTGACCCTGCGGGGCTCCGGCGCCCAGTACACCGTCATCGTGCCGGGCGCCGCCACCGCCGACAGCACGTGCGCCAAGGCCGGCAACGGCATTTGCGTGACGGGGACGGACAAGAGTCCCGTCAAGGGCGTCACCGTACGCTCACTGACCCTCAGAGGCTTCACCAAGCAGGGCCTGTGGGCGTCGGGGACCGATGGGCTGACGGTCCAGGGCGTGACGTCCGAGAAGAACGGCCAGTGGGGCCTCGCCCAGGAGAGGTCCGTGCGCGGGGTGTTCCGCCACAACCTCGCCCAGAACAACGGCGACGCCGGCCTGTTCCTCTCCAACACGGTCGACACCGAGGAGGGAGCCCGGGACGCCAAGGGGACCGTGGTCAGTCACAACCGTCTGGCCGGCAACCGGATCGGCGTCACGGTGCGACGGCTGCGGAACCTGACCGTCGATCACAACGAGGCGACCGGCAACTGCACCGCGGTGTTCATCGTGGGTGACGAGAACAAGCCGCGCGTCGGGGCACTGAGCGTGCGCCGCAACTACATCCACGCCAACAACAAGCTCTGTCCCAAGACCGCCCGGCTGCCCTTCCTGCAGGGCTCCGGCATCGTCCTCACCGGCGCCGAGGACGCGAAGGTGACGGAGAACAGGGTCGAGGACAACGCGGGCACCTCCCCGCTGTCGGGCGGCATCGTGCTGTTCAAGAGCTTCGTGGGCGCCCTCAGCCAGCACAACGAGATCCGCGACAACGTGCTGGCGCGCAACAGCCCGGCCGATCTGGCCAACCGTGACACCACCGGCAAGGGCAACACATTCCACGGCAACACGTGCGCGGTCTCCCAGCCCGCCGGAATGTGCTGA
- a CDS encoding P-loop NTPase fold protein: protein MGVDESRVAEITVGARLTGSGYLVANGLVLTAQHVVGLNSTNSDRLAVRFTDEDDWIACAVRWRSSERLDAALLEITDERWLRGRRHVSTRWGTLAGRDTVECTVTGFPQFAQRRTGLRDIELLTGRIEPMQGSATSGWIIRGVPDNVPGGGPLDGITGAPVFVDDLMIGVVSALGADGRLRAARTTQLARDDEFAQLVSSRTGVPLVPEAVELTRIARPPLPVRTFTSLVSLLAPEARVLPFSGREKELQRLRDWSGGSGIQVCLCTAPAGFGKSRLALQFAVELGRREWAVGVLRPDAPSHRLARIAELQAPTLLIVDDGKAQTDQLLPVLEQAARRTSETPFRLLVLAREEGPWWDALIKRTNDAGAREALSTALGMPLPLQHISEPGRAEAFDNAVRGFIPLLSQIPDLSNRHWQGIAETISKPPLDNPAFDTVGSLQVAALRALLAAAPDTDELLRSLDEFVSRSHNPPQALPESQSAQDPASSPGSLHTRGFGDRLAEADLIGRTAMVAAITDLLAPPEPDESATGADAHGPTVVALEGPWGSGKSTTMRFIEQELIRRRPQPEPKPERWSRRWWWSWWWRLPMPRHLSVRSALRILGSGRKETTRRGRHRAEALRGLPVIAHFNPWAHQSNEQIWAGLTRSIIEAAHPVLGADDRARERYWLFRNRLRLERRHLRRKLWRSLASPLLRLAVFALLPPLIAQLVKADQTYTVWGFTLTAPKLALAIPAGLLAAGLFHTVGRFLFGRARSFLPGDVLDGPVLSGALAPGMGGAADPALRDPYFNARSGYLYLVQHDIRELLASLRGRGHELIVFIDDLDRCSPGTTAQVFEAINLFLSGALQDAAPCQTADQAEKTKWIVKVWREIREKTGHKTTKAEQAQQTPKATDARAQCRFVIGLDPAVVAGHLDQAFKDLQPEKSRPSNGDPSWGWTFLRKLIQLPVILPPITDTGIDEALSGLLGSVAQPTAPPTPQSAAPTGGGETEPAAQPTAEAPQTASLVFAPAADPEPDIRARALETNPVVRALIQQRLYDQPDLSIRETKRLLTIWQFYLRVVGHKERGADQLDVEQALHLVVLAEIAARWPALQSHLRRPVDGRPGLHWLALARHEDKAWEEARARTALQDERYKHACDALRALLQKHDGAQLAAMAERL, encoded by the coding sequence ATGGGCGTGGACGAGAGCCGGGTGGCGGAGATCACCGTCGGCGCACGACTGACGGGATCCGGCTACCTGGTCGCCAACGGCCTGGTCCTGACGGCGCAACACGTCGTCGGGTTGAACAGCACCAACAGCGACCGTCTCGCGGTGCGCTTCACGGACGAGGACGACTGGATCGCGTGCGCCGTGCGGTGGCGCAGTTCCGAGCGTCTGGACGCGGCGCTGCTGGAGATCACCGATGAGCGGTGGCTTCGCGGCCGACGGCATGTCTCGACCCGGTGGGGGACTCTCGCCGGCAGGGACACAGTGGAATGCACGGTGACGGGCTTTCCACAGTTCGCCCAGCGGCGGACCGGCCTCAGGGACATCGAACTGCTGACGGGCCGCATCGAGCCGATGCAGGGATCCGCCACGTCGGGCTGGATCATCCGGGGTGTTCCGGACAACGTTCCCGGCGGTGGTCCTCTGGACGGGATCACGGGAGCTCCCGTCTTCGTCGACGACCTCATGATCGGCGTGGTCAGCGCGCTCGGCGCCGACGGCCGATTGCGGGCGGCGCGTACGACTCAGCTGGCGCGCGACGATGAGTTCGCCCAGCTGGTGTCGTCCCGGACCGGTGTGCCGCTGGTGCCCGAGGCCGTGGAGCTCACGCGCATCGCCCGACCACCACTCCCTGTGCGTACGTTCACATCACTCGTGTCGCTCCTCGCCCCCGAGGCGCGGGTCCTGCCCTTCAGCGGACGAGAGAAGGAACTCCAAAGGCTGAGGGACTGGTCCGGGGGTTCCGGCATCCAGGTGTGCTTGTGCACGGCTCCGGCCGGGTTCGGCAAGAGTCGGCTGGCCCTCCAATTCGCCGTGGAACTGGGCCGGCGTGAGTGGGCCGTCGGCGTACTGCGGCCGGATGCGCCCTCCCATCGACTGGCCAGGATCGCCGAACTTCAGGCGCCCACGCTGCTGATCGTCGACGACGGCAAAGCGCAGACGGACCAGCTGCTCCCTGTGCTCGAACAGGCTGCGCGCCGCACTTCCGAAACGCCGTTCCGTCTGCTGGTCCTGGCGCGTGAGGAAGGCCCGTGGTGGGACGCTCTCATCAAGAGAACCAACGACGCCGGGGCACGAGAAGCGCTGAGCACAGCACTCGGCATGCCGCTGCCGCTTCAGCACATCTCGGAGCCGGGCAGGGCCGAGGCGTTCGACAATGCGGTACGCGGCTTCATACCGCTGCTCTCACAGATTCCAGATCTGTCGAACCGGCACTGGCAGGGAATCGCCGAGACGATCTCCAAACCGCCGCTGGACAACCCCGCGTTCGACACGGTGGGCAGCCTTCAAGTAGCCGCGCTCCGCGCGTTGCTGGCGGCCGCACCGGATACCGACGAATTGCTCCGCTCCCTCGACGAGTTCGTATCCCGCAGCCACAATCCTCCGCAAGCCCTGCCCGAAAGCCAGTCCGCCCAGGACCCCGCCTCCTCCCCAGGCTCGCTCCACACCCGGGGCTTCGGAGACCGCCTCGCCGAGGCCGACCTCATCGGCAGAACCGCCATGGTCGCCGCCATCACCGACCTGCTCGCCCCGCCGGAGCCGGACGAGTCCGCCACCGGAGCCGACGCCCACGGCCCTACCGTCGTAGCGCTCGAAGGACCGTGGGGTTCGGGCAAGTCGACCACGATGCGGTTCATCGAGCAGGAGCTGATCCGCCGTCGGCCACAGCCGGAGCCGAAGCCCGAACGCTGGTCGCGGCGCTGGTGGTGGTCCTGGTGGTGGCGCTTGCCGATGCCCCGGCATCTCTCCGTCAGATCGGCACTGCGCATCCTGGGGTCGGGCAGGAAGGAGACCACTCGTCGGGGCCGACATCGCGCCGAGGCCCTGCGGGGCTTGCCTGTCATCGCCCACTTCAATCCCTGGGCCCATCAGTCCAACGAGCAGATCTGGGCGGGCCTGACGCGCTCGATCATCGAGGCCGCGCACCCCGTGCTGGGGGCGGACGACAGGGCACGCGAAAGGTACTGGCTGTTCCGCAACCGGCTGCGTCTGGAGCGCCGCCACCTCAGGCGGAAGCTCTGGCGGAGTCTGGCCTCTCCGCTGCTGCGGCTGGCCGTGTTCGCCCTGCTGCCCCCGCTGATCGCGCAGTTGGTGAAGGCGGATCAGACCTACACCGTGTGGGGATTCACGCTCACCGCACCGAAACTGGCCCTGGCCATCCCCGCCGGGCTCCTCGCAGCCGGGCTCTTCCACACCGTCGGCCGGTTCCTCTTCGGCCGTGCCAGGTCCTTCCTGCCGGGAGACGTCCTCGACGGCCCCGTACTCAGCGGCGCGCTGGCCCCGGGGATGGGCGGCGCCGCCGACCCCGCTCTGCGCGACCCCTACTTCAACGCTCGCTCCGGATACCTCTACCTGGTCCAGCACGACATCCGTGAACTTCTGGCGAGCCTGCGCGGCCGCGGTCATGAGCTGATCGTGTTCATCGACGACCTCGACCGATGCTCGCCGGGCACGACCGCCCAGGTCTTCGAGGCGATCAACCTGTTCCTGTCGGGAGCCCTGCAGGACGCCGCGCCGTGTCAGACCGCCGACCAGGCAGAGAAGACAAAGTGGATAGTGAAGGTATGGCGGGAGATAAGGGAGAAGACAGGGCATAAGACAACGAAGGCGGAGCAGGCCCAGCAGACACCGAAAGCGACGGACGCGCGGGCACAATGCCGGTTCGTCATCGGGCTCGACCCAGCCGTGGTCGCCGGTCATCTCGACCAGGCGTTCAAGGACCTCCAGCCGGAGAAGTCCCGTCCGTCCAACGGGGACCCCTCCTGGGGCTGGACGTTTCTGCGCAAGCTCATCCAGCTCCCGGTGATTCTGCCGCCGATCACCGACACCGGGATAGACGAGGCGCTGTCGGGACTGCTGGGGTCCGTCGCGCAGCCCACGGCGCCGCCCACGCCACAGTCGGCGGCACCCACGGGCGGCGGGGAGACCGAGCCGGCGGCGCAGCCCACGGCCGAGGCCCCCCAGACGGCATCGCTCGTATTCGCGCCCGCAGCCGACCCCGAGCCGGACATCCGAGCCCGCGCCCTGGAGACCAACCCCGTCGTCCGTGCCCTCATCCAGCAACGGCTCTACGACCAGCCCGACCTGTCCATCCGGGAGACCAAGCGCCTGCTGACGATCTGGCAGTTCTACCTCCGGGTCGTCGGCCACAAGGAGCGGGGAGCGGACCAGCTCGACGTGGAGCAGGCCCTCCACCTGGTCGTGCTCGCCGAGATCGCCGCCCGGTGGCCCGCCCTCCAGTCCCACCTCCGGCGACCGGTGGACGGGCGCCCCGGACTGCACTGGCTGGCCCTCGCCAGGCATGAGGACAAGGCGTGGGAGGAGGCCCGCGCACGCACGGCCCTCCAGGACGAGCGGTACAAGCACGCGTGCGACGCGTTGCGCGCGCTGCTCCAGAAGCACGACGGGGCGCAGCTCGCGGCGATGGCGGAGCGGCTCTAG
- a CDS encoding methyltransferase, translating to MTTVDPVTRVDAAPPPPMRLRELVFGAAVAAAVRAAARLGVADALTETPMSVEDLAAAVKTQPKTLRRLLRALSCREVFTELPDGSFAHTEMSRLLREDDPHSLRYIALWCTEPWTWNVWPKLDEAVRSGRNVFEDVYEREFFDYLNEEAPESAYVFNRAMTTSSEQSARDVANLLELRGVSSVADIGGGQGQVLVSLLEKHPGMHGTLLDLPGVVQNADPRLRKGGSLAERVRIVPGDCREDIPVQADVYIIKNILEWDDDSTRRALANVRKAARPGARVVVIENLVDDTPSMRFTTAMDLLLLLNVGGAKHTRQSMVDRLTDAGLVIDEFRPVNAYLHAFECTIPG from the coding sequence ATGACGACCGTTGACCCGGTGACGAGAGTGGATGCGGCTCCCCCGCCGCCCATGCGGCTGAGGGAGCTGGTCTTCGGAGCGGCGGTCGCCGCCGCCGTACGCGCGGCAGCCCGCCTGGGTGTGGCCGACGCCCTGACAGAAACGCCCATGAGCGTGGAGGATCTGGCGGCGGCGGTGAAGACCCAGCCGAAGACCCTGCGGCGGCTGCTGCGCGCGCTGTCCTGCCGGGAAGTCTTCACGGAGCTCCCGGACGGCAGCTTCGCGCATACGGAGATGTCCCGGCTGCTCCGCGAGGACGATCCGCACAGCCTGCGGTACATCGCCCTGTGGTGCACCGAGCCGTGGACGTGGAACGTCTGGCCGAAGCTCGACGAGGCGGTGCGCTCCGGCCGGAACGTCTTCGAGGACGTGTACGAGCGGGAGTTCTTCGACTATCTCAACGAAGAGGCCCCGGAATCGGCGTACGTGTTCAACCGGGCCATGACGACGTCCAGCGAGCAGTCCGCGCGGGACGTCGCGAACCTTCTCGAACTGCGGGGCGTGTCCTCGGTCGCGGACATCGGGGGCGGCCAGGGACAGGTCCTGGTCAGCCTGCTGGAGAAGCACCCCGGGATGCACGGCACGCTGCTCGATCTGCCGGGAGTGGTGCAGAACGCCGATCCGCGCCTGCGGAAGGGCGGTTCGCTGGCCGAGCGGGTGCGCATCGTGCCCGGGGACTGCCGCGAGGACATCCCGGTCCAGGCGGATGTGTACATCATCAAGAACATCCTGGAGTGGGACGACGACAGCACCCGCAGGGCGCTGGCGAACGTCCGCAAGGCCGCACGGCCCGGTGCCCGTGTCGTCGTCATCGAGAACCTGGTGGACGACACCCCGTCGATGAGGTTCACCACGGCCATGGACCTGCTGCTGCTCCTCAATGTCGGCGGTGCGAAGCACACCCGGCAGAGCATGGTCGACCGGCTGACGGACGCGGGGCTCGTCATCGACGAGTTCCGTCCGGTCAACGCGTATCTGCACGCCTTCGAGTGCACGATCCCGGGCTAG